In Erigeron canadensis isolate Cc75 chromosome 8, C_canadensis_v1, whole genome shotgun sequence, the DNA window CTGCTAACATATTAAATgataacaaaattataaattggACTTGAAGGTTAAGGGAGAAGACTCCATCACTCTTTCTAAGCTTTGTGTTCTCCTTTTCTCCATATTCATGCTATGGATtttccaaaatccaaaaataactTGTTACCCGAACCAGAATTCGATTTCATTGATGATTTCCCAATTGATACAATGGGAGTATTTCATGATTTACACCACTTAGACAATATTTCTCacacaagttcatcttttgaCACGAATTACGCAACTCATGTTGGAGGATACGACCCTTTCGGCCCATTGCCGCTTGGTTTGGGTTCTAATGATCTTGACTTATACGAGTTTAAGCCTCTTCAACATGTAAATGATGGTGGAATGCTGCTGAATTTAACCAACCAGAACAAAAGTTTCATGGGTTGGACCCAAGCTGATTTTTCGACGCATTTGGAACTCATAGAATACCCGGTTCAGAATCCTAAGCCGATGAGTTTCTTCGTGCCAGATGAAGGATCATGTGTCACTGCTGATAATGAAATAAAGAATGGTAATACAAAGCCATGCAAAGGGAAAAACATCATGGCAAATTCATCCAAAGGGCAGTGGACCAAAGAAGAAGATAGGTAATGTATTTACTTTTGACTTTCTTAATTCCATTATTATGAACGAGTAATCATACAGATTATTCTAAGACTCTAAATAAGGTTGTTTTACTTTTAAGTGGTTAAATGATATGAATGAGAATGTAGAAATCTTGAATGCCTTCAAAGCTTTGCTAGTCGATAGTGTCTAAATAATCGTGGTTGGGGGCATCCAATTTATTACTTTTTCGATATAATAATTACATGATCGAATACTAAATTTATCTTGTTTACAGAAACATAGGAATCCATGTCAAAGCGACATATTTGTTGTCCAATATCTACTTTTGTATACACAATTATAGCACAATGTATACTCAAACCATTTTAACAGATGAGACTATTATAACAAAGTGATGAAACGTGCAGGATTTTGAAAGAAATGGTGGAGAGGTGTGGGGTGAGAAAATGGTCATACATCGCCCAAATGTTGAAAGGGAGGATCGGCAAGCAGTGCAGGGAACGATGGCACAATCATCTTAGGCCTGACATCAAGGTTTGTATCAATACCTATACCAATACTAA includes these proteins:
- the LOC122610677 gene encoding transcription factor MYB98-like, with translation MDFPKSKNNLLPEPEFDFIDDFPIDTMGVFHDLHHLDNISHTSSSFDTNYATHVGGYDPFGPLPLGLGSNDLDLYEFKPLQHVNDGGMLLNLTNQNKSFMGWTQADFSTHLELIEYPVQNPKPMSFFVPDEGSCVTADNEIKNGNTKPCKGKNIMANSSKGQWTKEEDRILKEMVERCGVRKWSYIAQMLKGRIGKQCRERWHNHLRPDIKKDFWTEEEDRILIAAHAEVGNKWSEIAKKLPGRTENSTKNHWNATKRRQYTKRKCRSKWPKPSPILQNYIKSLNLPRGRMNSNRSNDNTLAVVKPPLSVANQKDFDIDKVPEFAMDVKLTISSPMVDQEDFDFSDVPDFAMAEKLLEWDDNINSLLDDLPSNNRGGEEVDSYMQGDVKEMDLMEMISHVNF